The region GAGAGCACCGGTACGCCGTAGTGCTCGGCCAGGCCACGCAGCGCTCCGGCGTCCTGACTCACCGCGTCGGTCCAGACCATGACCTCGACACCGTCGTAGCCGAGCGACGCGGCCAGCTCGAAAGCCGCCGCCGTCGGCTCGGGGAAGACCGAGGAGCTGGACAGGAGCACAGGGGTCGCCACGATTGTCAGCCTAGCTCCCGGTCCGCAAGGCGCCACCGACAAGATGCGCCGAGCGGCCCGTTTCCGCAGCTCAGGTCAGGCCGGTTCGAGTTGGTCGAGCCGGCGCAGGATGACCCCCTCGCGCAGCGCCCACGGACAGATGTCCAGCGACTGGATGCCCAGCCGGCGCATCACCGCCTCCGCCACCACCGCGCCCGCCAACAGCTGGTGCGCCCGGCTGCTGCTCACCCCCTCAAGCTCGGAGAGCTTGCTCGGCGGGATGTGCCGGATGAAGCCGATCACCTGCCGCAGCCCGTTCTGGGAGAGGCCGCGCCGGGCCCAGAGCCCCGCGCTGGATGGGGCGGCCCCGACCAGTCGGGCCAGCATCCGGAAGGTCTTCGAGGTCGCCACCGGTCGTTCCCACCCGATCTGGGTCATCCGGTCCACCACCGGGTCGAGCATCGACTCGACGTACTCCTGGAGTTCCGCGACGGCCAGGGCCGATGGCGGCTCGGTCGAGCTGGGGTCGACCCGGAGCCATTCGCGGGTCAATCGCCCGGCGCCGAGCGGCAGCGAGAGCGCGATGTCCGGGTCCTCGTCGATGCCCGCCGCCACCTCCAGCGAACCGCCGCCGATGTCGAGCACCAGCAGCCGGCCGGCGGACCAGCCGAACCAGCGGCGGACCGCGAGGAAGGTCGCCCGCGCCTCGTCCGCCCCGGACAGCACCTCCAGCGCCACCCCGGTCTCGGCCCGTACCCGGCCCAGCACGTGCGCCGCGTTCTTGGCGTCCCGGACCGCCGAGGTGGCGAAGGCGAGCAGGTCGTCGACGGTCAGCCGGGCGGCCGACGCCTTCGCCTCGGCAACCGCCGCCACCAGGGCATTCTCACCGGTTCCGGTGAGCGCGCCGTCGCGGCCGATCTGCTCGGCCAACCGCAGTACGGCCTTCTCCGAGTGGGCCGGCCAGGGGTGGGCGCCATGGTGGGCGTCGACCACGAGGAGGTGGACCGTGTTGGAACCGACGTCGAGTACTCCGAGTCGCATGCCGAAACCCTAGACTCGCTCACGTACGCGATCCGCCCGCACCCGGTGCAGCGCGCCCGAAACGGCAGCTATCCGACCTGGTAGGGCCGCCGGGCGTACGCTGACCGGGTGGCAGGCCGTACCCAGCTCCGCATCCTGGTCCAGGATCCGACCGATCCCCGTAGCCGGGAGGTCGACCTCGACTTCCCCCGGGAGTGGATCGAGTTCCTCGACCCCGCGGACTCCGAGCATCTCGTCCGAGCCGACCTGACCTGGCTGCTGTCCCGCTGGACGTGTGTGTTCGGCAGGGGTTGCCACGGCATCATCGCCGGCCGGGCCGCCGATGGTTGCTGCTCGCACGGCGCGTTCTTCACCGACGACGATGATGAGCAGCGAGTACGGGCGGCGGCCGGGCGGCTCACCCCGCAGACCTGGCAGCACTACCGGCGGGGTTTCAAGAAGTACACCGAGATGGACACGGTCGACGGCAAGACGCCGGCCCGGCGTACCGCTACCCAATCCGACGAGGGGCCGTGCGTCTTCCTCAACGACGCCGACTTCGCCGGTGGCGGCGGCTGTGCGCTGCACGGTCAGGCGTTGCGCGACGGGGTGCACCCGCTGGAGTACAAGCCGGACGTCTGCTGGCAGCTACCGGTCCGGCGGGACCAGGACTGGACCAAGCGGCCGGACGGCAGCAAGCTGCTGGTCTCGACGCTGAGCGAGTTCGACCGGCGGGGCTGGGGCGCGGGCGGCCACGATCTCGACTGGTGGTGCACCTCGTCACCGGAGGCGCACGTCGGCCAGGAGGCGATGTACCTGTCGTACGAGGCCGAGCTGACCGCCCTGATCGGCGCTCCGGCGTACGCGAAGCTGGCCGAGCTGTGCGCGGCGCGGGCGAAGCGCGGCCTGGTCGCCCCGCACCCGGCGACCCCGGAACCGCCGCCGACCCGGCGGGTCACCATCGGTCGCAAGCCGGCCACCCCGACCGTCGCCCCCTGACCGGGCAGTGGTGTTGACGACACTCGTTTGCCACTGACAGACAGACCTGTCTAGCCTGAGCGAGCTAGACGAACCTGTCTGTTCGTGCGCCTGTCCGCTCCAGGGAAGTCGCGCCCGTCCGCGAGAGAAGCCCGATGACCTCCCTGCTCACCGCTCCGCCCGCCACCCGTGCCCCGTCCCGGTCCCGCCGGCTGCCGACCGCCGTCGGCTTCTGGCTGCTCGCCTCGATCGTGGTGGCATTCCTCGCCGGCTCCAGCGCCCCGACCCCGCTCTACGCCATCTACCAGGCCGAATGGGGCTTCTCACCGATCACCGTGACCCTCGTCTTCGGGGTGTACGCGCTGGCCGTACTGGTCGCGCTGCTGACCGTCGGGTCGCTCTCGGACCACGTCGGGCGGCGCCCCGTGCTGATCGCGGCGATCGCCGTGCAGGCGGCGACCATGCTGGTGTTCGCCGCCGCGGACGGCGTACCCGAACTGATGGCCGCCCGGGTGCTCCAGGGCCTGTCCACCGGTGCCGCCGCCGGAGCCATCGGCGCCGGGATGCTCGACCTGAACCAGGCCCGGGGTGCGATCACCAACGCGGTCGGCCCGCTGCTCGGTACGGCCACCGGCGCCCTCGGCTCCGGACTGCTGGTCCAGTACCTGCCGGCCCCGGCCCACCTGGTCTACCTGGTGCTCTTCGGGATCTTCGTGCTCCAGGGCGTCGGCGTGCTGCTGATGCGCGAGTCGTCGTCCCCCCGACCCGGCGCGCTCGCCTCGCTGCGACTCCAGTTCGCCCTGCCCCCGGTCGCCCGACGCCCGCTGCTGCTGGCCGTACCCGCCCTGGTGGCGACGTGGTCCCTGGCCGGCTTCTACGGGTCGCTCGGCCCGAGCGTCATCCGCCTGGTCGCCGGCTCCGACTCGTTCGTGCTCGGTGGGCTCGCCCTGTTCACCCTCGCCGCGAGCGGCGGCGCGATGGTGCTGCTCCTGCGGGCCACCGCACCCCGTACGTTGATGTTCATCGGCACCGCCGGCCTGTTCGTGGGCGTGGGAATCACCCTGTTGGCCATCACCGGCACCTCGGAAGCCCTCTTCTTCGTCGGCACGGTGGTGGCCGGGGCGGGCTTCGGCGCCGCGTTCCAGGGCGTCATCCGGACCGTGATCCCGCTGGCCAGCCCGCACGAGCGGGCCGGCGTGCTGTCCGTCGTCTACCTGGTGTCGTACCTGGCCATGGGCCTGCCCGCGGTGGTCGCCGGCTTCCTGGTCGTGCACGCCGGTGGGGTGTTGACCACCGCCCGGGAGTACGGCATCGCGGTCATGGCGCTGGCCGCGCTGGCCCTGCTCGGCCTGGTTCTGGCTCGCCCGACCCGCCGACACCGCCTCGCCGGGTAGTGCCGCCGACACCGTCCTTGACCCCGTCGATAACTGTTAGGTTTACTAACTGATCGAGCGCGGTCGCTCAATTGCCGGAGCGTTCCGCCCATCGTTCGATCGACGGAAGGCTCCGCCCGTGACAATCACCCCGATCGGCCGTACGGCGCTCGGCGCAGCCGCGGCCACCCTCGCCGCCGCCACCCTCGCCGCCACGTTCGTCCTGGCGCCCAGCGCGTACGCCGCCGCGCCGGCCCTGACCGCCACCTTCGCCCAGTCCTCGACCTGGAGCAGCGGCTACGCCGCCAGCTACACGATCCGCAACGGCGGGGACGCCACCGCCAACGGTTGGGTGGTCGAGTTCGACCTCGCCGCCGGCTCCACCATCAGCACCTCCTGGGACTCCGTACGCAGCCAGTCCGGGCAGCGTTACCGCTTCGCCAACGCCGGCTGGAACGGCACCGTCGCCCCCGGCGCCACCCAGAGCTTCGGCTTCAACGTCAGCGGCCTCGGTACGCCCACCAACTGCACCCTCAACGGCGCACCCTGCACCGGCGGCCCGCCCCCGACGACTCCCCCACCCACGACGGCACCGCCGAGCACTCCCCCACCCACGACGGCACCACCCACGACCCCTCCGCCGACCACTTCACCGCCACCGTCGGGCGGGCCGATCGTGAACGTGAGCACCGCCGCCGAACTCAGGTCGGCGTTGGCCGCCGCCCAGCCCGGCCAGACCATCCGGCTGGCCGCGGGTACCTACCGGGGCTCGTTCGTCGCCCAGCGGGCCGGCACGGCGTCGGCCCGGATCACCCTGACCGGGCCGCGTACCGCCGTTCTGATCAACGATGGCCCGTCCGGCAGCGGCCCCTCCTGCCCGGCGCCGACCACCGGCTGGGACTCCGGGTACGGGGTCTGGCTCTTTGACGCGCCGTACTGGAACCTGACCGGCTTCACGGTGGCGGAGTCGAAGAAGGGGATCATGCTCGACAACTCGCACCACGTCACGATCGACGGGGTGTACGTGCACCACACCGAGGAGGAGGGGGTGCACTTCCGGCGCTCGTCGGCGGACGGGATCCTGCGCAACTCGCAGGTCGAGTACACCGGTCTGGTCCAGCCCGGTTACGGCGAGGGCGTCTACCTCGGTTCGGCCCAGTCGAACTTCGCCTGCCACGGCAACTCCGGCGGGATCGACCGCTCGGACCGGGTGCAGGTGCTGGACAACCGGATCGGCCCGTACGTGACCGCCGAGCACATCGACATCAAGGAGGGGACCGAGGGCGGGGTGGTGCGCGGCAACACCTTCGACGGCCGGGGCATAACCGGACAGAACTCCGGCGACTCCTGGGTCGACGCCAAGGGCAACGGTTATCTCTTCGAGCGCAACACCGGCTCGTTCAGCTCACCGGGGACCTTCGCCAACGGCTACGAGACACACAACCTGCTGACCGGGTACGGCTGCGGCAACATCTGGCGTACCAACAGCTCGAACCTGGGCGGTGTGGGCCGCTGGGCCATCAACGTCACCTCAACCTCGAAGTGCCCCAATAACCCCAACATCGTCCACACCTCAAACACCGTCACCAACGCCCTCAACGGCCTGACCAACATCCCCACCACCCCCTAGAAACACGGTTGATCATGAAGTTAGCGCGCTCAGACGGCCTGATTTCCGCGCTAACTTCATGATCAACGCCCTGATGGGCGGGGAGGGTTACGGCTCGAATTTGTAGCCGAGGCCGCGGACGGTGACTATGTAGCGGGGGGTGCTGGGTTCCGGTTCGACCTTGGAGCGCAGGCGCTTGACGTGTACGTCGAGGGTCTTGGTGTCGCCCACGTAGTCGGCACCCCAGACGCGGTCGATGAGCTGGCCGCGGGTGAGCACCCGGCCGGCGTTGCGCAGCAGCAGCTCCAGCAGCTCGAACTCCTTGAGCGGAAGCTGTACGGCACTGCCGTCGACGGTCACCACGTGCCGTTCGATGTCCATCCGGACCGGACCGGCGGCCAGGGTCGGCGCGGCCAGGTCGACCGTCTCGCTACTCTTGCGCCGCAGCACCGCCCGGATCCGGGCGACCAGCTCACGCGGCGAGTACGGCTTCGTGACGTAGTCGTCGGCACCGATCTCCAGCCCGACCACCTTGTCGATTTCGCTGTCCCGGGCGGTGACCATGATGATCGGCACATGCGAGCGCTGGCGCAGCTCCCGGCAAACCTCGGTGCCGGACATTTCGGGCAGCATCAGGTCAAGCAGCACGATGTCCGCGCCGGTGCGGTCGAACTCGGTGAGGGCCGAGAGGCCGGTCGGTGCGACCGAGACCTCAAAACCCTCTTTGCGCAGCATGTAGGAGAGGGCGTCGGAGAACGACTCCTCATCCTCGACCACGAGAACGCGGGCCAACGGACTTTCCTTTCCTCTGTCCGACCTGGGGTTACTAAGCCGGACCAGTGTCGATCTCAGTTGACGGGGGTAGCGGTAGGACGGCGTCCGGCGGGCGGGCGGGCAACCGCAGGGTGAACGTCGAGCCTCCACCCAGCGTGCTTGACACCTCGACCCGTCCGCCATGGTTGGTGGCGATGTGTTTCACGATCGCCAGGCCGAGCCCGGTGCCCCCGGTCGCCCGGGAACGGGCCTGGTCGGCCCGGTAGAAGCGCTCGAAGATCCGGTCCACCTCGTTCGGCGCGATGCCGATGCCCTGGTCGGCGACCGAGATCTGGACGTGGTCGTCGTCCGCGAGTGTGGTGACCGTCACCCGCGTCTCCTCGGCGGAGTACGCGATCGCGTTCTCCACCAGGTTGGCCACCGCGGTGGCGACCTGGCTGTCGCTGCCGTACACGGTCAGGTCGCGCTGGCCCTCGACCACGACCTCGACCTTGCGCGCGGACGCGGTGGTACGGGTCCGGTCGATGACCTCGGCCACCACCCAGTCGAGTGCGACCGGTTCCGGCTCCGGCAGCGGCTCCGCGCCCTGCAACCGGGTGAGTTCGAGCAGCTCGTTGACCAGTCGGCCGAGCCGGGTCGACTCGTGCTGGATCCGCTCGGCGAACCGCCGGGCCGCCACCACGTCCTCGGACGGCTCGACGCCGCCGTTGTCGCTGGGCGGCTCGGTGGCGTCGAGCAACGCCTCGGCGAGCAGCTGCAACGCCCCGATCGGCGTCTTCAGCTCGTGACTGACGTTGGCCACGAAGTCACGGCGTACCCGGGCAACCCGGTGCGACTCGGTCACGTCGGCGGCCTCGACCGCGACGTACCCGTTGCCGATCCCCATGGCGCGCAGGTGCACGCCGAGCGGATCGTGAACCCCGCCGTCCCGGCTGCGCGGCAGGTCGAGCTCGACCTCGCGGCGCACCCCGGTCCGACGCACCTGGCCGGCGAGCGTACGGATGATCGGGTGCGCGGCCACTGTGCCGGGGGTGATCCCGGCGCGCAGCAGACCCATCGCCCGCGCAGCCGGGTTGATCAGGACCGGTACGTCCTCGGTGTCCAGGACCACCACGCCGACCCGCAGGGAGTCGATGCTCTTACGGCCGATCCCGGAAAGTTCGGCCTTCTGGTGCTTTGCGATCGCCGGCCTCCCGTCGGCTGGGGTGAGGTCTCCCCCGCCCGGGAGTCGCCGCACGCCGTGCTCCGGTGAGCGCCGGATGGCGCGCACCAGCATGGGACCGATGATCAGCCCGATCACCAGTCCACCGGCCACGCCGGCTACGACCCCCCATTCCACCCGGCGATCGTAGGGTCATTGTTATCCGAGCGACCCTACACAATAGGACATATCAGGCGCGGCCATGGCAAAATTCACGCTCCAGCCTCGCGTCGTTCACTTGCGTTCATCTAAGGGCCCTCGGATTCGGCCTACGGTGGGCTGGTCACCTGCCCCAACCCCGTGCGGGTCCGTCGGCGGCGGTCGCCCACCGGCGAGCCCACCGACCACAGGACGTGATCATGCGCGACGAGTTCCGGACCGATCTGCACATCGTCAGCCAACTACTGGTGGACATGGCGGAGGCTGTCCGCGCGGCAATGAGCAAGGCCACCAAGGCACTGCTCACCGCCGACCGGGCGGCCGCCGAAGCCGTGATCGCCCGCGACGCCGAGATCGACAGTATCTACCGGCAGGTCGAGGAGCGGGTCGCCGACCTGCTCGCCCGCCAGTCCCCGGTTGCCTCCGACCTGCGCGCGGTGATCACCGCGCTGCACGTCGCGGCCGATCTCGAACGCATGGGCGACCTCGCCGACCACGTCGCCAAGACGGCACTGCGCCGGCACCCGTCGCCGGCCGTACCGGCCGAGCTGCGGGGCGTCTTCACCCAGATGGCGGCCGTCGCCGACCGGATCGCCCACAAGATCGGCCAGGTCCTCTCCAAGCCCGACGCCGAACTCGCCGCCGAACTGGAGCGGGACGACGACGCCATGGACGACCTGCACCGCGACCTCTTCGCGGTGCTGCTCAGCGACGACTGGCCGTACGGCGTGGAGACCGGCATCGACGGGGCACTGCTCGGACGTTTCTACGAGCGGTACGCCGACCACGCGGTCAACGCCGGCGAGCGGGTCGTCTACCTGGTCACCGGCGAGTTCGCCGACGAGCAGTCGTCCGACGAGTTCTCCCGCGAGTAGCGAGCCGGAGAGCAGCGGGCCGGAGAGTTTTGTCCGGCGGCGCGGCCGGTAGACGGTGAAGGGGCCCCTCCCGTCCTCGAACGACGGGAAGGGCCCCTTCCGCTTGCCTGTCGGCCGCGCTTGCCCGTTAGCCGGTCGGCTGGTTGCCGCCGATCCGATACCGCCCGGGGTTCAGCGACCCTGGTTGGCGACCGCCGCGGCGGCCTCCTTCGCGGCCACCGGGTCAAGGTAGGTGCCGCCGGAGGTGACCGGACGCAGCTGCGGGTCGAGGTCGTAGCGCAGCGGGATGCCGGTCGGGATGTTCAGCTTGGCGATCGCCTCGTCGGAGACCTGGTCCAGGTGCTTGACCAGGGCCCGCAGCGAGTTGCCGTGGGCGGCCACCAGCACCGTACGGCCGGCGAGCACGTCCGGCACGATCGAGTCGTACCAGTACGGCAGCATCCGCTCGACCACGTCCTTGAGGCACTCGGTACGGGGCATCAGCTCCGGCGGCACCAGGGCGTAGCGCGGGTCACCGGCCGGCGACCACTCGTCGTTGTCGTCGATCGGCGGCGGGGGCGTGTCGTACGACCGGCGCCAGAGCATGAACTGCTCCTCGCCGTACTCCGCCAGGGTTTGCTTTTTGTCCTTGCCCTGCAAAGCGCCGTAGTGCCGCTCGTTGAGCCGCCACGACCGGCGCACCGCGATCCAGTGCCGGTCGGCGGCGTTCAGCGCCAACTCGGAGGTACGGATCGCCCGACGCAGCACACTGGTGTGCACCACGTCGGGGAGCAGGTCGTGCTCGCGCAGCAGTTCGCCGCCGCGCCGCGCCTCGGCCTCACCCTTCGCGGTCAGGTCCACGTCGACCCAGCCGGTGAAGAGGTTCTTGGCGTTCCAATCACTCTCGCCGTGCCGCAGCAGCACGAGGGTCCCAACTGTCATGGCCCACATCTTTCCGCAGTCGCGGTCCTGACGTGCGGACACCCCGTCGGTGACGACCACCACGTCGAAATGCACATGACCCCGGCTGATCGGGACGACTAGGTTGTAAGGCATCGGCCGAACGTCGGTCATTACGTATCCGGGGGGCGACGTGCGGTCGGTACGAGGCTGGGTCAGGGACACCACCGGCGGGCTGCCCGCCACCTTCTGGTACCTGTGGACCGGCACATTGATCAACCGTCTCGGTTCGTTCGTACTGATCTTTCTTGCCATCTACCTGACCACCGCGCGCGGCTTCTCCGCGGTCGAGGCCGGCCTGGTGATCGGCCTCTACGGCGCCGGCGGCACGGTCGGCACCCTGACCGGCGGCATCCTCGCCGACCGCTGGGGCCGACGGCCCACGCTGCTCACCGCCCACATCGGCGCCGCCGCGATGATGGTGGCCCTCGGCTTCGCCCGCGGGCTCTGGGTGATCGCGGCCGGCGCGCTGCTGCTCGGCATGTTCGCCGAGGCGGCCCGGCCGGCGTTCGCCGCGATGATGGTCGACGTGGTGCCGGAACGCGACCGGCTGCGCGCCTTCTCGCTCAACTACTGGGCCATCAACCTGGGCTTCGCCTGCGCGGCGATCCTGGCCGGATTCGCCGCCCAGGTCAGCTACGAGCTGCTCTTCCTGATCGACGCGGCCACCACGCTCACCACCGCGGCGGTCATCTTCCTCAAGGTCCGCGAGCCGCGCCGGGTCGCCGTCGGTCGCGTCCCGTCAACCCCGGGTACGCGTCGCGTCGGTAACGGGCTGCTCAGTGTCCTGGGTGACCGGGTCTTCCTCGGTTTCGTGGTGATCAACATATTCACCGCGCTGGTGTTCCTCCAGCACATCTCGATGCTGCCGATCGCGATGGGGCAGGACGGCCTGTCCCCCTCGACGTACGGCACCGTGATCGCACTGAACGGGATCCTGATCGTCGCCGGTCAACTCTTCGTCCCCCGGCTGATCCGGGGCCGCAACCGGTCACACGTACTCGCCCTGGCCGCGATCGTGATGGGCGTCGGGTTCGGCCTGACCGCGTTCGCCGACGCCGCCTGGTTCTACGCGCTCACCGTACTGACCTGGACCCTCGGCGAAATGCTCAACTCACCGTCCAACTCCACCCTGATCGCCGAGCTCTCACTACCCGGCATGCGCGGCCGTTACCAGGGCGTCTTCTCGCTCTCCTGGTCGGTGGCCGGGTTCAGCGCCCCGATCCTCGGCGGCCTCGTACGCGAACACCTCGGCAACACCACCCTCTGGTTCGGCTGCGCCGCGATCGGCCTCGCCCTCGCCGTCGCCCACCTCCTCTCCGGCCCCGTACGCGAACGCCGCGCCACACAACTCCGCCACCCCACCCCCACCCCCTCCCCCACCCCCACCCCCTCCTCCCCCTCCACCCCCTCCCCGCGCCCCGCGTCGCACCCCCTCTCCTCGTCGATCTAGGGCATATGGGGGTGATTAGAGATCCACAAGCACGTATTTGCCCTAGATCGCCGGGGGTAGCGGGGGCACTCGGGGAGGGGGAGGGGTGGGGTTTTTAGGATCGGGGACTGGAAAGGGGCTTTTGAGAGGAGGTATTGGTGCGGCGGTGGTTGGGTGAGACTGCTGGTGGGCTGCCCGCTACGTACTGGTACCTCTGGACCGGGCTGCTGATCAATCGGGTCGGCGCGTTCGCGATGCTTTTTCTGTCGCTCTACCTGACCGGCAGTCGGGGGGCCAGTGCGGGGCTCGCCGGGCTGGTGGTCGGCGCGTACGGCGCGGGCGGGGCCGTCGGCGTACTGCTCGGCGGGGTGCTGGCGGACGGTTGGGGGCGACGGGCCACCCTGGTCTGGTCGCATCTGGCCGCCGCGCTCGGCATGCTCGTACTCGCGTTCACCACGAATCTGGCGGCGATTGCCGTACTCGCCGGGCTGATCGGGATCGTGCACTCGATGCCGGGGCCGGCGTTCGTCGCGGCGATCATCGACGTGGTGCCCGAGGAACGCCGCTCACGGGCGTTCAACCTACAGTTCTGGGCCTTCAACCTGGGCATGGCCGCCGCCTCCTTCCTGGCCGGCCTGCTCGCCGAGACGAGCTTCCTGGCCCTGTTCCTGGTCGACGCGGGCGCCACACTCATCACCACCGGGCTGATCGCCTGGAAGGTCCCGGAGACGCTGCGCCGCACCAGGGGGCCGATTGCCTGGAAGGTGCCGGAGACGCTACGTCGTGGTGCGGGGCGGGGCGCAGGGGCGGGGACGCAGCGCCGGGGTGCGGGACGACGCGCCACCGGGCCGGGGACGGGGGCAGGGCAGGTTCTTCAGCGGCGGCAGCCGGGGTTGGTCACCGCGCTGACCGACCGTACGTTCATGGTGTTCGTGGGGTTGACCTTCGTGCTGGCCGTACTCACCACCCAGACGTCGACCATCATGCCGCTGGCGATGCGGGCCGACGGGCTGAGCACGGCGTCGTACGGCGTGGTGGTCGCGCTCGGCGGCGCGCTGATCGTGCTCGGGCAACTGTTCGTGCCCCGCCTGATCGACGGGTACCGCAAGCACCTGGTGCTGGCGGTATCGACCGGGCTGCTCGCCGTCGGGTTCGGGGCGCTGGCCTTCGCCGACCTGTTGCCGGTCTACCTGGTCGCGGCGGTGATCTGGACGGTCGGCTCGATGCTCGCCGCGCCGCCGAACGCGGAGATCAACGCCGAGCTGGCTCCGGCCGTGCTGCGGGCCCGCTACCAGTCGGTGTTCTATCTGACCTTCCCGGCGGCGGCGTTCGTCGCGCCGGCCCTGGGCGGGGTGAGTTTGCAGTATCTCGGCGACTGGCACTGGATCATCGCGGGTGCCCTGGGGCTGGCCGCCGCGCTCGGGCACCTGTTGGCCGGCCCGGCCCGCGAACGCCGGGTCGCGGTGCTCCGCGCCGGTACGCCACCCACGTCCCCGGCCGCGCTCACCACCGCCGGAGCCGTCCCGGAGTAGATCGGGCCCGCTGGTCGACTTCATCAACCACAAGACGCTCTACCCACTGCGGAGCAGGCCGGGCGCGGAGTAGTAGATCGGGTGCGGAGTAGATCGGGTGCGGACTCGGTCCTGCGTGGAATGGGTGTCGTCGGTCGCGCCGGTGCGGGACAGGGGGCGTAGCCGTGACGACAGCCGGCGCGCGGTGGTTGTCTCCCGCGCGCCGGCTGTGGTGGTTCGTCGGCCCGGCGGCGGCGGGCGACACTCACCCCCGTAAGCGTCGCCCGCTCACACCGCCGGTCTCAGGTGGCGCCGTCCCCCAACGGCTTCGTGCCACCCGTCCCCCGGGCGCCGTCCACTCGGTGCTCGAATCTGATCGATTCACGGCTCCCCCGAACCGTTCCGAGCGCGTCGCCCGCGATCACGGTAGTTCGCGTT is a window of Micromonospora sp. NBC_01699 DNA encoding:
- a CDS encoding Ppx/GppA phosphatase family protein, whose translation is MRLGVLDVGSNTVHLLVVDAHHGAHPWPAHSEKAVLRLAEQIGRDGALTGTGENALVAAVAEAKASAARLTVDDLLAFATSAVRDAKNAAHVLGRVRAETGVALEVLSGADEARATFLAVRRWFGWSAGRLLVLDIGGGSLEVAAGIDEDPDIALSLPLGAGRLTREWLRVDPSSTEPPSALAVAELQEYVESMLDPVVDRMTQIGWERPVATSKTFRMLARLVGAAPSSAGLWARRGLSQNGLRQVIGFIRHIPPSKLSELEGVSSSRAHQLLAGAVVAEAVMRRLGIQSLDICPWALREGVILRRLDQLEPA
- a CDS encoding MFS transporter, translating into MTSLLTAPPATRAPSRSRRLPTAVGFWLLASIVVAFLAGSSAPTPLYAIYQAEWGFSPITVTLVFGVYALAVLVALLTVGSLSDHVGRRPVLIAAIAVQAATMLVFAAADGVPELMAARVLQGLSTGAAAGAIGAGMLDLNQARGAITNAVGPLLGTATGALGSGLLVQYLPAPAHLVYLVLFGIFVLQGVGVLLMRESSSPRPGALASLRLQFALPPVARRPLLLAVPALVATWSLAGFYGSLGPSVIRLVAGSDSFVLGGLALFTLAASGGAMVLLLRATAPRTLMFIGTAGLFVGVGITLLAITGTSEALFFVGTVVAGAGFGAAFQGVIRTVIPLASPHERAGVLSVVYLVSYLAMGLPAVVAGFLVVHAGGVLTTAREYGIAVMALAALALLGLVLARPTRRHRLAG
- the phoU gene encoding phosphate signaling complex protein PhoU → MRDEFRTDLHIVSQLLVDMAEAVRAAMSKATKALLTADRAAAEAVIARDAEIDSIYRQVEERVADLLARQSPVASDLRAVITALHVAADLERMGDLADHVAKTALRRHPSPAVPAELRGVFTQMAAVADRIAHKIGQVLSKPDAELAAELERDDDAMDDLHRDLFAVLLSDDWPYGVETGIDGALLGRFYERYADHAVNAGERVVYLVTGEFADEQSSDEFSRE
- a CDS encoding phosphoglyceromutase is translated as MTVGTLVLLRHGESDWNAKNLFTGWVDVDLTAKGEAEARRGGELLREHDLLPDVVHTSVLRRAIRTSELALNAADRHWIAVRRSWRLNERHYGALQGKDKKQTLAEYGEEQFMLWRRSYDTPPPPIDDNDEWSPAGDPRYALVPPELMPRTECLKDVVERMLPYWYDSIVPDVLAGRTVLVAAHGNSLRALVKHLDQVSDEAIAKLNIPTGIPLRYDLDPQLRPVTSGGTYLDPVAAKEAAAAVANQGR
- a CDS encoding MDR family MFS transporter, which codes for MRSVRGWVRDTTGGLPATFWYLWTGTLINRLGSFVLIFLAIYLTTARGFSAVEAGLVIGLYGAGGTVGTLTGGILADRWGRRPTLLTAHIGAAAMMVALGFARGLWVIAAGALLLGMFAEAARPAFAAMMVDVVPERDRLRAFSLNYWAINLGFACAAILAGFAAQVSYELLFLIDAATTLTTAAVIFLKVREPRRVAVGRVPSTPGTRRVGNGLLSVLGDRVFLGFVVINIFTALVFLQHISMLPIAMGQDGLSPSTYGTVIALNGILIVAGQLFVPRLIRGRNRSHVLALAAIVMGVGFGLTAFADAAWFYALTVLTWTLGEMLNSPSNSTLIAELSLPGMRGRYQGVFSLSWSVAGFSAPILGGLVREHLGNTTLWFGCAAIGLALAVAHLLSGPVRERRATQLRHPTPTPSPTPTPSSPSTPSPRPASHPLSSSI
- a CDS encoding cellulose binding domain-containing protein; translated protein: MTITPIGRTALGAAAATLAAATLAATFVLAPSAYAAAPALTATFAQSSTWSSGYAASYTIRNGGDATANGWVVEFDLAAGSTISTSWDSVRSQSGQRYRFANAGWNGTVAPGATQSFGFNVSGLGTPTNCTLNGAPCTGGPPPTTPPPTTAPPSTPPPTTAPPTTPPPTTSPPPSGGPIVNVSTAAELRSALAAAQPGQTIRLAAGTYRGSFVAQRAGTASARITLTGPRTAVLINDGPSGSGPSCPAPTTGWDSGYGVWLFDAPYWNLTGFTVAESKKGIMLDNSHHVTIDGVYVHHTEEEGVHFRRSSADGILRNSQVEYTGLVQPGYGEGVYLGSAQSNFACHGNSGGIDRSDRVQVLDNRIGPYVTAEHIDIKEGTEGGVVRGNTFDGRGITGQNSGDSWVDAKGNGYLFERNTGSFSSPGTFANGYETHNLLTGYGCGNIWRTNSSNLGGVGRWAINVTSTSKCPNNPNIVHTSNTVTNALNGLTNIPTTP
- a CDS encoding response regulator transcription factor, with translation MARVLVVEDEESFSDALSYMLRKEGFEVSVAPTGLSALTEFDRTGADIVLLDLMLPEMSGTEVCRELRQRSHVPIIMVTARDSEIDKVVGLEIGADDYVTKPYSPRELVARIRAVLRRKSSETVDLAAPTLAAGPVRMDIERHVVTVDGSAVQLPLKEFELLELLLRNAGRVLTRGQLIDRVWGADYVGDTKTLDVHVKRLRSKVEPEPSTPRYIVTVRGLGYKFEP
- a CDS encoding sensor histidine kinase — translated: MEWGVVAGVAGGLVIGLIIGPMLVRAIRRSPEHGVRRLPGGGDLTPADGRPAIAKHQKAELSGIGRKSIDSLRVGVVVLDTEDVPVLINPAARAMGLLRAGITPGTVAAHPIIRTLAGQVRRTGVRREVELDLPRSRDGGVHDPLGVHLRAMGIGNGYVAVEAADVTESHRVARVRRDFVANVSHELKTPIGALQLLAEALLDATEPPSDNGGVEPSEDVVAARRFAERIQHESTRLGRLVNELLELTRLQGAEPLPEPEPVALDWVVAEVIDRTRTTASARKVEVVVEGQRDLTVYGSDSQVATAVANLVENAIAYSAEETRVTVTTLADDDHVQISVADQGIGIAPNEVDRIFERFYRADQARSRATGGTGLGLAIVKHIATNHGGRVEVSSTLGGGSTFTLRLPARPPDAVLPLPPSTEIDTGPA